The Neoarius graeffei isolate fNeoGra1 chromosome 1, fNeoGra1.pri, whole genome shotgun sequence region TAAATTCATTGCGGTGCATCTGTCTAGTTGACAGTGGAATTTCTTGGCGAATCTTGTTGACTGTGCCGAGGATGGTTGTATTCCGGCTAAGTAGTCGTTTTGCAAGTGACAGTGATGTAAAGAAATTGTCCGTGGTAACATTTCTGCCCTTGTCCAGGAATGGTTCCATCAGCCTCATGACTACACTCTCAGACACTCTCTCCCCACGAGGCCGAGTGGGGTCCTTGCCAAGACATGGGAGGATGTTGCAGACGTATTTGGTTTTCAAGTCACACGCCACCCAAAACTTGATCCCAAACTTGTCTGGTTTAGATGCAATGTACTGTAGGAAACAGCAGCGAGTCTTGGACGGGAAAAGTTGTTTGTCGATGGTGATGTGTCGACCAGGGATGTAGGATGTGATGCAGTTGGTGACAAACAATCCCCATATGTTCGAAATTGCAGCAAACTTATCGGTCTGTGCTCGCTCGCTGCGGGTGTCTCTGTCATCAAAGCGCAGGTGATGCATGATGTTTTGGAAACGCCCTCGGGACATGGTTTCGATGATCTGTGGGCTTCCCAGGTTTTTCGACCAGCAGTCACGCAGTGATGGCACCCTGATGATTCCCCGCATAATGGTGATGGAAATAAATGCCATTAGTTCAGGGAGGCCCATGAACCAATCCACATGCTCCGTTTGCTTTGCATGTTGAACTGTACATTCTTGAATGATACCAAGCATGTCCAGAGTGATGAAACACAGGAAGCTCTGAAGACGACTTGTGATTGACCTCCTGGCCTTAGCTGTTGGCTCTCCATCTGCGTTGTATGGCAATGGCGGGGTGAAATGTGGACCCGTTCCCACCTGTTCTTCATGCCATACTGTGCCGTCTTTCGCAGTCTCTGTCACATCAGTCCCCAGCCGAGCTCTCTTTTTTGGTTGGGGAGCAGTCTCTTCATATGTAGTGTGAAAAAAATGTAATTATGAGCAATGGGAAAGTCAAATGATATCACAAATGCAAGCATagaagctaataataataatcccagaACATCTCAAATAGGTTGGCTAAGGTGCAGACACCTCAGGAGAAGTAGAATCAAACAAAACTGACGGCAGTCCGCACTCAGAAACAAAATGGAGGCTCTATTCACATGGTGCTATATTTTCCAACTTCCTCactgaaatgaaatgtaaaataGGAAATAATATGAAATGAAATCTTACCTGAAGACGACTGAGACAGCTCGGAGTCTGAATCCACCTGAAGGTTGATGTCTTCTCCATCCGagtcgcaagggtttgctccatccaggatcatttccaatgcctgttgaatgttgaatctctgcatcttcgttccttggagaggagcttctttcaccacaaaattcttgagggaactgaagcgatagtgcatgtgcactgaggtatttatccatcaaacaattgtctggttgcagtcacatgagtcgttatggtcacatgggacattcacatgttcacattttagaatagaatgtgtttttattcctcattctcattcCTCattctaacagcctcattaccataacaaaatgagtgattagtgtattagggaaaagcggtcgggccaaatggcccctatgtgggtcttctaggtagacagaaaaatgctgggacttctggtgttaaaagtgaaatatcttaaagacggtttgtgcacaaacgctcattttgcctgcacaaacgtgcacaaacgattcagaccattttcgagtcatttggatgttaatggggtgctgcgtgacctaatttaaaaaaattaagttaAATTACATAAaaacggtttgtgcacaaacattagttttgcctgcacaaacgtgcacaaacgatgcacaaacgattcagaccattttcgagtcatttggatgttaatggggtgctgagtgacctactttcaaaaaattaaaagttaaataacatcaaaacggtttgtgcacaaacgttaattttgcctgcacaaacgtgcacaaacgatgcacaaacaattcagaccattttcgagtcatttggatgttaatggggtgctgagtgacctAAGGACACAACCTCTTAAAAGTGAAATATCTTAAAgacggtttgtgcacaaacgctcattttgcctgcacaatcgtgcacaaacgatgcacaaacgaatgaaaaggtttttattcaaattttcaacatatggggtgccaacttcacacaggtggctggcgagggtctttctgtgcggagtttgcatgttctccccgtgtccgcgtgggtttcctccgggtgctccggtttcccccacagtccaaagacatgcaggttaggttaactggtgactctaaattgaccgtgagtgtgaatggttgtctgtgtctatgtgtcagccctgtgatgacctggcgacttgtccagggtgtaccccgcctttcgcccgtagtcagctgggataggctccagcttgcctgcgaccctgtagaaggataaagcggctagagataatgagatgagatgaattttaaggcttcatgtttattttggaacaataattagaacaatttttacaatagaacTGCAGTCCTGTGTTTTTTGCACCttcggatgtgtgtgtgtgtgtgggggggccccaatataatggtaggggaaacactgcattTTTTACAAAAAtgagcctttgttttttttttaatgggccatATCTCAAATGAGGACATAATGGCAGACAATCAATTTGCTTGAGACGCAACATGAAATCAGATGCGAACTCAGAAGGGTCTTCATTGTCAGGACACGGTTCCTTTGAGATCCATTAAATTTGGTATGAGCATGTCTCATCATTCTGGAAATTTATGTACCCCCACTCCAAAAAGGGGTACTGGTTTATTGACCTCTGTCCGAAACACTCTTTTTCTCAGCAGCCACAAATCATAACCACTTGGTACCaaatttcagcttggggttctatactgttttcagctctgtcccacatcaacttccttTTTACCGATTGAGTGTATTTACAAAGCatgtagcgtggatttacaaaattttcataacactttaatcagcaactacaaatcacaactgcttgatatttggtactgagcttcagcttggggttctataccatgtatgccATTTTCACATCTGTCGCatgtcaacttcctgtttaccaacttaaTGCATTTATAAaatgtatagcgtggattttgacagtatttcaagaagcaaaatgctttttcaaaattacagtttaccaggatgctatttgaaatacttGGGTTAAACACTGCCCTTTACTtatttgtttcagggttaattatttgttgaagtcaacattcataataagtgtcctattccttcaattgcttgcattctgatataagtgggagcggggggatatgtaagtaactcacagttgatcttgttaacaTTGGATGGAGTGactctgcccaacaggaagtcatcCATTTTGGAATTTGTGTATTTTTCACATATTTTTTAGTCTTTTTTGACCTCCTTTAGAGTTCATTGGATTTCCTTGAAACTTGGTTGGAATAAACTTCAGACATATGTAATGATGAATTGCAAAGGAATAGTTGAGATCTCAAACAAAGACACAGTAGTGGTAGATTGATTTGCATGAGGTGCCAATCCAAAAGAAGTAGACGACATTGCTTGGTTTGATCAGCCTCAAATTGTGAGCATTTTCACTTGGAACATGTAGCAGTGTTCAAATGTATCATGTTTCACAATTACTATTTTACATTTTGCATGTTCATATGTCTTGTAAATATTTTTGCCTCCTAAATTCACTGGGACAGCAGTGCTGACAATGTTTTCCTGCCTTGAAATCTACCTTGTTGGCACTTTTGCCCACTGTGAGCAAGTTAGATTTAATGATGATTTGAAAGACTGTTGGACCTGCTGGAGCAATTTTCCCTCAACCTTGACAAAGTGGATTTAAATGTAGCGTAACCAGGGTTCCCCCTGGCACTCATCATGTTCCTCACTGACGAACATAGtccatcagtgatgaagagaatATTACTAGCAGTCATCACTGTGATGAATGTATTCATCATCATTATCGTAtttcatcttttctagaaatctctctacaaatccctccatttgccgaaatccaaccccagcgaagagacggcaggaagccagagtgtaaacaatgagcacatgcttgtgaccaataaaaatcgacaaCACATAATTCCCAAATAAgctccaagcttttgaccaatcgcagtgtgtctttatcagtctggtgtggtgatgtaattatctctgcgtgaaccaaacgAAGGCACAGTCTAATCTGACAAAGTTTTTTGTGTGGGCTTCTGCAAGCACTGAAGAATATTTAAGGACTGAAACAGCCATGAGGGAGGCACACTCGGAGCCCCTGCCGTCCCCTAGCAcattggacagtgtcagtaatagagGAGTCAAAAAATACCAAAGTGAAATTGCTGTCAGCCGCAGCAAGGAGCTACTGGAAGGAGCTACGTTTCACAGCAGCATGGCGTGCTGAGTTCCCCTGGGCTAACATACGATGAAAAAATGCATGTGTTCAGCTTGTAAATCAACAGAAAATTTTAATTctttcactgttggttgttccaagagTCTTCTTGatgctgttcaattgtaaatcaagttttctgTTGAAGTAAAAGCTAAGAGTCCTAATACCTCTTCTGAATAATTCTGTGCTCAAATAACATGAAGTAAgcacaaactaaagaggtttattttagcttgatggtgcacagggtgcccaaaatcaagtctcttttattagaggctggagtggagcccaaattttatatgtaatgaagaggcctgtacaaatatttgaactgTGTCAGTTTGGTTGGtactataaacctgtattaagtctacAAGTTGGTAatgaagaaaaaatacagactaagaaaaagtgaagaatatttatttgactttatttttcaaggaaaaaagtggagaatttttttttccagaactcAAGGGGAACCCTGTGTAACTTTGGGAAGGGGAATTTAAAGGCAGAGGAATGTCTATAGCAAGATTTGGCACAAGGTCTGTGGTGGCACATGGTTAGCTCAAGATTCTCGGTGACCTTTTCAAGCTTCAGCAAACATTTTCCCCGCAGGACTGATGGCCTTTTGTCAACTTTGAATTTTCACATGGCACATGAAGCACGGCACTGCCTTTTCACATCGACTATTGTGCCGCATTTTTGCCTGGAGTGTGGCACTGTATCTTTTGCTTTTAGTGGAGCTCAAAACTGGAGCAGATAAGATGTCATGAGTTTCAGCTTGGAACAATCAGTTTTAGAACTTGCAAATGTGGAAGCAAGTTGGTGCATGTTGCATGTTTCGCAGCTACGGTTTTCTATTTTCCACTTTTATAATTGTTATAAATAGTCATTTTTGCCTCCTAAAATTGTTGTGACAGCAGTGCTGACAGGCTGGTTTTGCCCCCTTTACACCCAGTTTTAGGAAGTTAGATTTTACTGCGGTTGAAAGACTGTTGTACTTGCAAGGATGTGTATTGTAGAAATGTTAATGTGGACAGAAATAAACCATTCAGCGAATGGTTTAAGAGAGATTCTAATTTCTCTAacttaatgttagtttgtgtgaTAGTTTGTTAGAAAAGTCCAAGAGTTCaagtttattaaaagttaaaTAGTTACTCTGAGAAGGAATATCAGCAAAGCTAAGGTTAGCTGGCCGGCTAGTTAGCATGGTTAATGTCACTAAATTATTGCTTTTCAGTGTTCagggttttttgtgttttttattgGGCTGCAAAACAGTGAATAGACACTCTGGGAAACAATAAACGTGTTAAAACagataaaatgtttcaacatgtgTTGTTCCACTCTTGGACTTTTCTAACAAACTAtcacacaaactaacattaagtTAGAGAAATTAGAATCTCTCTTAAACCATTCGCTGAATGGCTTATTTCTGTCCACATTAACATTTCTACAATACACATCCTTGCAAGTACAACAGTCTTTCAACCGCAGTAAAATCTAACTTCTTTGTAACTTCCCAGTAAAATCTAACTACACCAATGAGTTGCTCATTGGTGTAGTTCAGCAAACTGCTGTACAACTAATAGGAGAGAAAACTGTGTAAATACGCTTGGTGTAAAGGATGTTTCGAGTGAGGATTTCCTGCTGGACAAAACAGACGCTCCATTATAAAAAGAAAGGTTTCTGATTCATTTGACGAGATGTGCATCACTGTCTTTTTATGTCCTTGTATACAGGAAAGACGTTTCCTTCCAGCGAGCTTTACAACagcacaggggagagagagaaagaagatgaAGACCTCAAGCCTCATCAGCATGAGGAAGATGCTGATGGGTGTGAGGTGTTTTTGAGGACCCTATCGCCTTTAGGGAACAGGATTGAATCCCCTTTGATGGCCCCCTCCCCTTTATGGACCCCTACAAGGACCCCATCCCCCTTACGGAACCAGTCCCCATTTGGGACACTGTCCCCCTTATGGAACCTGTCCCCTTATGGGAACCGGACCCCATCTCCTTCAAGGACCCTGACCCCTTTGAGGCATCCAACCCCTGGCTGTACCCTGACCCCTTTGAGGACCCCAACCCCTAGCTGTACCCCGAACCCTGACTGTACCTTGAACCCTTTGAGAACCCTGACCCCTGACTGTACTCTGAACCCTTTGAGGACCCGACCCCCGGCTGTACACTGGACCCTTTGAGGACCCTAACCCCCAGCTGTACCCCAACCCCTGACTGGAACCTGGCCCCTTGCTGTACCCTGAACCCTTTAAGGACTCCAACCCCTGGCTGGAGCCCGACCCCCTGCTGTATCCTGAACCCTTTGGGGACCCTGAACCCTTTGGGGACCTCGACCCCTGGTTGGAACCCGACCCTCTGCTGTTCCTGGACCCCTTTGGGGATCCCGACCCCCTGCTGTATCCCGACCCCCTGCTGTATCCCAACCCCTTGCTGTATGCGGACCCCTTTGAGGAGCCCGGCCCCCTGCTGTATCCCGACCCCTTTGAGGACCCCAACCCCCCACTGTACCCTGACCCCTGTATGGATCCCATCTCCTTTGAGGACCCCGGCCCCTTTGATGACCCTGTTCCCTTCAAGGATCCATCTATGATCCCTGTAGACTGTATTCCTGTCCCTCACCAGGGGATAAGGAGGAGGAGGGACGATGAAGATGACAGTGAAGAAGCCACTCCTCATAGAAGGCAGCGTTTGAATCCCAATGAAGAGCCTGAGGTTATAGCACTTACAGCAATTATTAAAAAAAGTTTGTAAGTTTCTATTTCTAGTTCTTGTTAAAAATGCAGGTGTTTTACTGTAGGATGTTATGGATTTATGCTTTAGTATAATGAATATAAATTCATAGTAATCAAATTAATACATGATATTCTTTAAGTATCATATATTTTCTATATTCATGTAAATATGTGAATATATTAGGTTGTTAAGGTTAATAAAATTTTATGAAAGTTAATACGTTTAAAATTAAGGAATAACACATGACCGACAACTGATGCAAAATTATTCTACAAAAGTTGTGCACACCCCTACCACCCTTCACAGTCTAGTGTGTGTTATTtcacttataccacagcaatttgacaaGGACAGCAATGTTGACTGTATTAACGATACATTGCACGTTTTATCAATGGCTTTCTGAAACGTAAAAGAAACTCTCATTCAAACTGAAACTCTGTTTAGAAGTGTTAAATTTATGTCACAGCAATGATTGTTAGAATGATTTTGTTCAACAAACATCCATTTATTAATAGTCTCAGATTATGTCCACCATTTATATCTGCCCTGTTTATGAGCTGTTGCTGTAGAAATAATATTCGAACGAGCATGTTAATATTAACCTATTATTACAGCTAGAACTACCTGTGATAAATTATACTAAAATAATGCAAACCTTTATCCAATCGGATTCGAGTATTCACTGTAAAAGTATAAATCGTATAAAGTGTAATAATATAAATGTATAGGTTatgattagcctagtaaactagacccacccgcctagcggccaaaaatatttttgcctacgagtgggtctagcctcgcaccatatcaacaaaacaccccgggcatcaaatcgtgcccgccaatcacaacgcaaggtttttgtttggattctttgggtgggcttttgcaggagtgacgacaaggctgtgcgacgctggagaaagcacaacaggaaagatggctatggctagtgaacaggcacgtttgactctgctttggaatcagttttagaagaattagacttggagttttcgttgaaacatgagcaagaagaggctctccgctcattccttttcaagaaggacgttttcgctgttttgccgaccggctatggcaaaagtctgatctaccagctggctccgctggtagccaaaaggatggggctagtttgtgcagtacgaagaattaataaacagctttgaaacattactttttgattgtttcttattttcccgttatattaaatttaagggaaattatttcaccaaacaccactaaataaaaactctcaaaaacagtttaagcaaacccttgaaaaacacttgaaaataaaatgagtgtatgttaagtatatgtggtacagactccaaacttgtggtcattatctccaaacttcttaatatctagaacctgtttattaattaatacgcattttgaaaaattatttatttcaaggcctcccccactgctttctgtcgctctgactacgtcacagtcactgttgtgctgattggtcagagcgttggcctatatgcacagagacagtttgaaagacaacgggttgttcctacccacacccttcggaaat contains the following coding sequences:
- the LOC132887151 gene encoding uncharacterized protein LOC132887151 yields the protein MHYRFSSLKNFVVKEAPLQGTKMQRFNIQQALEMILDGANPCDSDGEDINLQVDSDSELSQSSSETAPQPKKRARLGTDVTETAKDGTVWHEEQVGTGPHFTPPLPYNADGEPTAKARRSITSRLQSFLCFITLDMLGIIQECTVQHAKQTEHVDWFMGLPELMAFISITIMRGIIRVPSLRDCWSKNLGSPQIIETMSRGRFQNIMHHLRFDDRDTRSERAQTDKFAAISNIWGLFVTNCITSYIPGRHITIDKQLFPSKTRCCFLQYIASKPDKFGIKFWVACDLKTKYVCNILPCLGKDPTRPRGERVSESVVMRLMEPFLDKGRNVTTDNFFTSLSLAKRLLSRNTTILGTVNKIRQEIPLSTRQMHRNEFTTQVFSTTGATLTVYAPKRKKTVYVLSSMHSMIQTQDTTKKKPNTITLYNTTKCGVDVMDQMVREYTVCAGTRRWPVAVFYNMIDMAALNAHVLYQLCTGRQERRVDFLLELARELAHSHVGMKKAQKEQLFRQQPSTPQLGKRAKCQAKIKCKDNHATVRCVDCYRYTCGKCRKEQWQCQDCE